A single window of uncultured Methanospirillum sp. DNA harbors:
- a CDS encoding uridylate kinase has translation MHERHDIPNKLQGETLVRKQLFEKYKDRPLVRILPELNVVKIGGHGIIDYGHDVVLPLVDELGTLSEHHQMLIITGGGVRVRHMMDIGLDLGMPTGVLAELTSKISEQNALMMATLLSPWKAKRIHTTDLLELPTLLAMGALPVTHGTPPYGLYEHPSERSNGGIPPHRTDTGAFLAAEVLGAKRCILAKNVDGLYDKHPLKYPDAELIPEITASELIEMDMEDLVLERKLLEIMLESRNIPCIQIVNGHKKGMITRAIIGENVGTIIWAR, from the coding sequence ATGCACGAGAGACATGATATTCCAAACAAACTACAAGGCGAAACTCTGGTCAGAAAACAGTTATTTGAGAAGTATAAAGATCGCCCTCTGGTAAGAATCCTTCCTGAATTAAATGTTGTCAAGATAGGTGGGCATGGAATCATCGATTATGGACATGATGTCGTTCTTCCTCTCGTTGATGAACTGGGCACACTCTCTGAGCATCATCAGATGCTGATTATTACCGGCGGTGGAGTGAGAGTCCGGCACATGATGGACATCGGTCTAGATCTTGGTATGCCAACCGGTGTTCTTGCCGAACTCACCAGCAAGATCTCTGAGCAGAACGCTCTCATGATGGCAACACTTCTCTCTCCATGGAAGGCAAAGCGAATCCATACAACTGATCTCTTAGAGCTTCCAACACTGCTGGCAATGGGGGCACTTCCGGTAACACATGGAACTCCGCCATATGGTCTGTATGAGCATCCGTCCGAACGCTCGAACGGAGGAATACCACCACACAGGACCGACACCGGAGCATTTCTGGCAGCTGAAGTGCTCGGAGCCAAACGGTGCATTCTAGCAAAAAATGTTGATGGGCTGTATGACAAACATCCTCTCAAGTACCCTGATGCAGAACTGATACCCGAGATCACTGCGAGTGAGCTTATCGAGATGGACATGGAAGATCTCGTTCTTGAGAGAAAACTGCTGGAGATCATGCTTGAGTCTCGAAATATTCCCTGTATTCAGATCGTAAACGGTCACAAAAAGGGCATGATAACGCGGGCTATTATTGGGGAGAATGTTGGAACAATTATCTGGGCAAGATAA